From Actinopolyspora lacussalsi, a single genomic window includes:
- a CDS encoding DNA-binding IclR family transcriptional regulator (product_source=COG1414; cath_funfam=1.10.10.10,3.30.450.40; cog=COG1414; pfam=PF01614,PF09339; smart=SM00346; superfamily=46785,55781) — MENESGQGDGDRSLAPAVTRAVAVLDMLAANREESFGPSELGRRLGIAKSSVSNVCHALAQGGLLRQVDGEYCLGQRLVEYGEAYLAGVDLVQQFHAACLELAEDEEETLQLAVLDGSDVVYLARRGGGHPIRLVSEVGRHLPATCTAVGKAMLATLSERELAERLGTDQELPRLTANSVRTRAELDRQLSEIRARGYAVDDEEAGEGIFCLAGTVSTRSGTTAAVSVTLLKARHSREREQRLVALLRTLVRDLAGRLGSTGVRG; from the coding sequence GTGGAGAACGAATCGGGTCAGGGGGACGGAGACCGCTCTCTCGCGCCCGCGGTTACGCGTGCGGTGGCGGTTCTGGACATGCTCGCCGCGAACCGGGAGGAGTCGTTCGGGCCGAGCGAGCTCGGCCGCAGGCTTGGGATCGCGAAGTCCTCCGTGTCCAACGTGTGCCACGCCCTCGCGCAGGGAGGGCTGCTGCGGCAGGTGGACGGGGAGTACTGCCTCGGCCAGCGGCTGGTGGAGTACGGCGAGGCGTATCTCGCGGGTGTCGACCTCGTCCAGCAGTTCCACGCCGCCTGCCTCGAGCTGGCCGAGGACGAGGAGGAGACCCTCCAGCTGGCCGTACTCGACGGTTCCGACGTGGTCTACCTGGCACGCAGGGGTGGAGGCCACCCGATCAGGCTGGTCTCCGAAGTCGGTCGTCACCTGCCCGCGACGTGTACCGCGGTGGGCAAGGCGATGCTCGCCACGCTGAGCGAGCGCGAGCTGGCGGAACGGCTCGGTACGGACCAGGAGCTGCCCCGGCTGACCGCCAACAGCGTGCGCACCCGCGCCGAACTGGATCGGCAGCTTTCCGAGATCCGCGCCAGGGGCTACGCCGTCGACGACGAGGAGGCGGGCGAGGGCATATTCTGCCTGGCCGGCACGGTCTCGACCCGCAGCGGCACGACCGCCGCGGTCAGCGTCACCCTCCTCAAGGCCCGACACAGCCGGGAACGTGAGCAGCGACTCGTCGCACTGCTGCGAACGCTTGTGCGGGACCTGGCGGGGCGGCTCGGTTCGACCGGGGTGCGGGGGTAA
- a CDS encoding 2-dehydro-3-deoxy-D-arabinonate dehydratase (product_source=KO:K14259; cath_funfam=3.90.850.10; cog=COG3970; ko=KO:K14259; pfam=PF01557; superfamily=56529) has protein sequence MHLVRYVDPGTGTARVGRHEGDRVTPLPSVESIAELLRLSATELRELLERDTSAESTPESGARLLPPVDGRTEVWASGVTYERSRGARVEESDAGTVYLHVYDAPRPELFFKAPAWRVVTDGDPVAIRADSPLNVPEPELALVVNSHGEIVGLTACNDMSSRSLEGENPLYLPQAKVYNGSCGLSAGIRPIWQVEDPTDLRISMTVRRDGNEVWRGETSTAKLHRTPRELVDALFAETDFPDGAVLATGTGIIPELDFTLAPDDLIEIEIDEVARLSNHVVRGRETTSWFTEPPTESKARA, from the coding sequence GTGCACCTGGTTCGTTACGTGGATCCCGGGACGGGCACGGCCCGTGTCGGCCGCCACGAAGGAGACCGCGTCACCCCCCTGCCCTCGGTGGAAAGCATCGCGGAGCTGTTACGCCTGTCCGCGACCGAGCTCCGTGAACTCCTGGAGCGCGACACCTCCGCCGAGTCCACGCCCGAATCGGGCGCTCGGCTGCTTCCTCCCGTCGACGGCCGCACCGAGGTCTGGGCGAGCGGCGTGACCTACGAACGGTCCCGGGGTGCCCGCGTCGAGGAGAGCGACGCGGGCACCGTCTACCTGCACGTCTACGACGCGCCGCGACCCGAGCTGTTCTTCAAGGCACCGGCGTGGCGCGTGGTCACGGACGGCGACCCCGTCGCCATCCGCGCGGACTCGCCGCTCAACGTCCCCGAGCCGGAACTGGCGCTGGTCGTCAACAGCCACGGCGAGATCGTCGGCCTGACCGCGTGCAACGACATGAGCTCACGCTCCCTGGAAGGGGAGAACCCGCTCTACCTGCCGCAGGCCAAGGTCTACAACGGCAGCTGCGGACTCAGCGCGGGCATCAGGCCGATATGGCAGGTGGAGGACCCCACCGACCTGCGCATCAGCATGACCGTGCGACGGGACGGGAACGAGGTGTGGCGCGGGGAGACCTCCACCGCGAAGCTGCACCGAACCCCGCGGGAACTGGTGGACGCGCTGTTCGCCGAGACCGACTTCCCGGACGGTGCCGTGCTTGCCACCGGCACCGGGATCATCCCGGAACTCGACTTCACCCTGGCCCCGGACGACCTGATCGAGATCGAGATCGACGAGGTGGCGAGGCTGTCGAACCACGTCGTTCGGGGACGGGAAACCACCTCCTGGTTCACCGAACCCCCCACCGAATCGAAAGCGAGGGCGTGA
- a CDS encoding NADP-dependent aldehyde dehydrogenase (product_source=KO:K14519; cath_funfam=3.40.605.10; cog=COG1012; ko=KO:K14519; pfam=PF00171; superfamily=53720) has translation MTTATTPEETDLPELERTLGAAREAAGPLAALRPSERALLLRAAADALDAATEELVSLAESETALPRPRLTGEVGRSSGQLRMFAAALEDGGYLEPVIDTANEDGRPDLRRMLVPLGPVVVFGASNFPFAFSVPGGDTASALAAGCPVVVKAHPGHPRLSERVGELLAGALRASGAPEGTLAVVHGQDAGLRALTDPRVKAATFTGSEAGGKALLDAANSRPDPIPFYGELGSLNPVFVTPAALRARGPEIVEGYVASFTLGAGQFCTKPGLLFLPSRHGERQRIVDAVQRSAPAAMLNERIRDAHAAERDRLTTVPGMRVLATGTPADERVPATLLETTVPELLAGSDSALTECFGPTSIVVTYENLAELREAAEAFTGNLTATLHCEAERPSDPDNEVVPPLLEVLRERVGRVVFNGWPTGVAVTAAMHHGGPHPATTGSVHTSVGTTALRRFLRPVCFQSTPQPLLPEELADHNPLGLPRLVDGERSTSPVRRPL, from the coding sequence ATGACCACGGCCACCACCCCGGAGGAAACCGACCTCCCCGAACTCGAACGAACGCTCGGCGCCGCGCGCGAGGCGGCCGGACCGCTCGCCGCGCTGCGTCCCTCCGAAAGGGCCCTGCTGCTCCGGGCGGCGGCGGACGCGCTGGACGCCGCGACCGAGGAGCTCGTCTCGCTGGCCGAGAGCGAGACGGCTCTCCCACGCCCCCGCCTCACCGGCGAGGTGGGCAGGTCCAGCGGACAGCTCAGGATGTTCGCCGCGGCACTCGAGGACGGCGGGTACCTGGAACCCGTCATCGACACGGCGAATGAGGACGGCAGGCCCGACCTGCGGCGGATGCTCGTGCCGCTCGGACCGGTCGTGGTGTTCGGCGCGAGCAACTTCCCGTTCGCCTTCAGCGTCCCGGGCGGTGACACCGCCTCGGCGCTGGCGGCGGGATGTCCGGTGGTGGTCAAGGCGCACCCCGGACACCCACGGCTGTCCGAACGCGTCGGCGAGCTCCTCGCCGGAGCGCTCCGCGCCTCCGGCGCCCCCGAAGGCACTCTCGCGGTGGTGCACGGGCAAGACGCCGGCCTGCGCGCGTTGACCGATCCGCGGGTCAAGGCGGCCACGTTCACCGGCTCGGAGGCGGGCGGAAAAGCACTGCTGGACGCGGCGAACTCCAGGCCCGACCCGATCCCCTTCTACGGCGAGCTGGGCAGTCTCAACCCCGTGTTCGTCACCCCCGCCGCGCTGCGCGCACGCGGCCCCGAGATCGTCGAGGGGTACGTGGCGTCCTTCACCCTCGGCGCGGGACAGTTCTGCACCAAACCCGGTCTGCTGTTCCTGCCCTCGAGGCACGGCGAACGGCAGCGCATCGTCGACGCGGTGCAGCGGTCGGCTCCCGCCGCGATGCTCAACGAGCGGATCAGGGACGCGCACGCCGCCGAACGCGACCGGTTGACCACCGTCCCCGGAATGCGGGTGCTGGCCACCGGCACCCCGGCGGACGAGCGGGTACCCGCGACGCTGCTCGAAACCACCGTGCCGGAACTGCTGGCCGGTTCCGACTCCGCGCTCACCGAGTGCTTCGGCCCCACCTCGATCGTGGTGACCTACGAGAACCTCGCGGAGCTGCGGGAGGCCGCCGAGGCGTTCACGGGAAACCTCACCGCCACCCTCCACTGCGAGGCCGAACGACCGTCCGATCCGGACAACGAGGTGGTTCCTCCGCTGCTGGAAGTGCTGCGCGAGCGGGTCGGCCGGGTGGTGTTCAACGGCTGGCCGACCGGGGTCGCGGTCACGGCGGCCATGCACCACGGCGGCCCCCACCCCGCCACCACCGGGTCGGTGCACACCTCCGTCGGCACCACGGCGCTGCGGCGGTTCCTGCGTCCGGTGTGCTTCCAGTCCACTCCCCAACCGCTGCTCCCGGAGGAGCTGGCGGACCACAACCCGCTCGGGCTGCCCCGCCTCGTCGACGGTGAGCGGAGCACGTCCCCGGTCAGGAGGCCGTTATGA
- a CDS encoding dihydroxy-acid dehydratase (product_source=KO:K01687; cog=COG0129; ko=KO:K01687; pfam=PF00920; superfamily=143975,52016; tigrfam=TIGR00110), whose protein sequence is MNDEDNRSRHWFGESGRGGFLHRSWMRAQGFTDEVFDGRPVIGICNTFSEFTPCNAHLRRLAESVKQGVWQAGGFPVEFPTMSLGETLLRPTAMLFRNLLSMDVEESLRGNPVDGTVLLTGCDKTTPGSIMGAASVDLPSLVVTGGPMLNGKFRGCDIGSGTAVWQFTQDVNAGRMSKQDYLAAESGMSRSNGHCMTMGTASTMACLTEAMGLSLPGSAAIPAVDSRRYATAQRAGQRIVEMVGEDLRLSRVVTEPAMRNAVVANAALGGSTNAVVHLLAIAGRVGLPLTLDDLDAISRDVPWLANLQPSGEYLMEDFYYAGGLPAVLAELTDLLDERAITVTGRGLVEAASGGERVPGTEVIHPRAEPLGLGAGTAVLHGNLAPNGAVVKQSAVSPELANHRGRALVFDSIEEYDAAVDDPELDVDADTVLVLRNSGPRGYPGMPEVGNLTIPRKLAERGVDDMVRISDARMSGTAYGTVILHVCPESAVGGPLALVRSGDRIELDVASRRLHLDVPDEEIARRRSERHPTPRQEERGWVKLYTEHVLQADQGCDLDFLVGSSGPTVARQSH, encoded by the coding sequence ATGAACGACGAGGACAACCGCAGCAGGCACTGGTTCGGCGAGAGCGGCAGGGGCGGTTTCCTCCACCGCTCGTGGATGCGGGCCCAGGGGTTCACCGACGAGGTCTTCGACGGACGTCCGGTCATCGGGATCTGCAACACCTTCTCGGAGTTCACACCGTGCAACGCGCACCTGCGAAGGCTGGCCGAGAGCGTCAAGCAGGGAGTCTGGCAGGCGGGCGGATTTCCCGTCGAGTTCCCGACGATGTCGCTCGGCGAGACACTGCTGCGCCCCACGGCCATGCTCTTCCGCAACCTGCTGTCGATGGACGTGGAGGAGTCGCTGCGCGGCAACCCCGTGGACGGAACGGTGCTGCTGACCGGGTGCGACAAGACGACCCCCGGGTCGATCATGGGAGCGGCCAGCGTGGACCTGCCCAGCCTGGTGGTCACGGGCGGCCCCATGCTCAACGGGAAGTTCCGAGGCTGCGACATCGGTTCGGGAACGGCCGTGTGGCAGTTCACGCAGGACGTCAACGCGGGCAGGATGAGCAAACAGGACTACCTGGCCGCCGAGTCGGGCATGTCCCGGAGCAACGGGCACTGCATGACGATGGGCACCGCATCCACCATGGCCTGCCTGACCGAGGCGATGGGCCTCTCGCTCCCGGGTTCCGCCGCGATACCGGCCGTGGACTCCCGCCGCTACGCCACCGCGCAGCGCGCCGGACAGCGGATCGTCGAGATGGTCGGCGAGGACCTGCGACTCAGCAGAGTCGTGACCGAACCCGCCATGCGCAACGCGGTGGTCGCCAACGCGGCGCTGGGCGGATCCACCAACGCCGTGGTCCACCTGCTGGCCATCGCGGGCAGGGTGGGACTCCCGCTGACGCTGGACGACCTGGACGCGATCAGCCGCGACGTGCCGTGGTTGGCGAACCTGCAGCCCTCGGGCGAGTACCTGATGGAGGACTTCTACTACGCGGGTGGGCTGCCCGCCGTCCTGGCCGAGCTGACCGATCTGCTGGACGAACGGGCGATCACGGTCACCGGGCGCGGGCTCGTCGAGGCTGCGTCCGGCGGGGAGCGGGTGCCCGGCACCGAAGTCATCCACCCGCGTGCGGAGCCGCTCGGCCTCGGCGCGGGGACCGCGGTGCTGCACGGGAACCTCGCTCCGAACGGGGCGGTCGTCAAGCAGTCCGCGGTCTCCCCCGAGCTGGCGAACCACCGGGGCAGGGCGCTGGTGTTCGACAGCATCGAGGAGTACGACGCCGCCGTCGACGACCCCGAGCTGGACGTGGACGCGGACACGGTGCTCGTGCTGCGGAACTCCGGACCACGCGGCTACCCCGGAATGCCCGAGGTCGGCAACCTCACCATTCCCCGCAAACTCGCCGAGCGGGGCGTGGACGACATGGTGCGCATCTCCGACGCACGGATGAGCGGAACCGCCTACGGAACCGTGATACTGCACGTCTGCCCCGAGTCCGCCGTGGGCGGACCGCTCGCGCTGGTGCGGAGCGGTGACCGGATCGAACTCGACGTGGCCTCCCGGCGGCTGCACCTCGACGTGCCCGACGAGGAAATCGCCCGTCGGCGTTCCGAGCGGCACCCCACCCCGCGGCAGGAGGAGCGCGGCTGGGTGAAGCTCTACACCGAGCACGTCCTGCAGGCCGACCAAGGCTGTGATCTCGACTTCCTGGTCGGCTCCAGCGGCCCGACGGTGGCGCGGCAGTCCCACTGA
- a CDS encoding GntP family gluconate:H+ symporter (product_source=KO:K03299; cog=COG2610; ko=KO:K03299; pfam=PF02447; tigrfam=TIGR00791; transmembrane_helix_parts=Inside_1_6,TMhelix_7_29,Outside_30_33,TMhelix_34_55,Inside_56_61,TMhelix_62_84,Outside_85_114,TMhelix_115_137,Inside_138_143,TMhelix_144_166,Outside_167_180,TMhelix_181_203,Inside_204_242,TMhelix_243_265,Outside_266_279,TMhelix_280_302,Inside_303_313,TMhelix_314_336,Outside_337_350,TMhelix_351_373,Inside_374_397,TMhelix_398_420,Outside_421_441,TMhelix_442_464,Inside_465_465), with translation METTTEPVYGVMPLLAIAVAAVALLLLLIVRFKLHAFISLVLVSLLVGLATRIPFDELVDTLLTGFGDTLANVGLLVGLGAMIGRLLEISGGARVLADTLINRFGPRRAPLALGLASLLFGFPIFFDAAFVVLLPIVFSVARRFGGSLLLYALPTAGGFLAMHALVPPHPGPVAASELLGADVGLVLLLGLLVAVPSWYVGSYVFSKFIGPRIDVPVPVLGASSEVDQDAAGSEEAAPLPRFGNVLAVLLLPLVMIFLHTGLETLRTVGAVDSEAAWVRPLLLLGETPIALLTTAIVSIVVFGRGRSRTNVERIVNGALGPVCAIILITGAGGMFGSVLQASGIGDALAETLNAAGFPLIVAAFVIATGLRVAQGSATVALTTTAGLLAPTVAAVDGLSSLYLALLVLAIACGSMVLSHVNDSGFWLVGRFLGLDVSTTLKTWTVMATLVGGTGFLLVLLISVFA, from the coding sequence GTGGAAACGACGACGGAGCCCGTCTACGGAGTCATGCCGCTGCTGGCGATAGCGGTCGCAGCGGTGGCCCTGCTGCTGTTACTGATCGTGCGGTTCAAACTGCACGCCTTCATCTCGTTGGTGCTGGTCAGTCTGCTCGTAGGACTGGCGACACGGATACCTTTCGACGAACTGGTGGACACGCTGCTCACCGGGTTCGGCGACACGCTGGCGAACGTGGGGCTGCTGGTCGGCCTGGGAGCCATGATCGGGCGGCTGCTGGAGATCAGCGGCGGTGCACGGGTCCTGGCCGACACGTTGATCAACCGGTTCGGCCCGCGACGGGCTCCGCTCGCTCTGGGGCTCGCCTCCCTGCTGTTCGGTTTCCCCATCTTCTTCGACGCCGCCTTCGTGGTGCTCCTCCCGATCGTATTCAGCGTGGCGCGACGGTTCGGCGGCTCGTTGCTGCTGTACGCCCTCCCCACGGCCGGGGGTTTCCTGGCGATGCACGCCCTGGTCCCGCCGCACCCCGGCCCGGTGGCGGCTTCCGAGCTCCTCGGAGCCGATGTCGGCCTCGTGCTGCTGCTCGGTCTGCTCGTGGCCGTGCCGTCCTGGTACGTGGGTTCGTACGTCTTCTCCAAGTTCATCGGTCCCCGTATCGACGTTCCGGTGCCGGTGCTGGGCGCTTCATCCGAAGTGGACCAGGACGCGGCGGGCTCGGAGGAGGCCGCTCCGCTCCCCCGGTTCGGCAACGTCCTCGCGGTACTGCTGCTGCCGCTGGTGATGATCTTCCTGCACACCGGGTTGGAGACACTTCGAACGGTGGGAGCGGTCGACTCGGAGGCGGCGTGGGTACGTCCGCTGCTGCTGCTCGGGGAGACACCGATCGCGCTGTTGACCACCGCGATCGTCAGCATCGTCGTGTTCGGACGCGGACGCTCCCGGACGAACGTGGAGCGGATCGTCAACGGAGCGCTCGGGCCGGTGTGCGCGATCATCCTCATCACCGGCGCCGGTGGGATGTTCGGAAGCGTGCTCCAGGCCAGCGGAATCGGCGACGCTCTCGCGGAAACGCTCAACGCGGCCGGATTCCCCCTGATAGTGGCCGCGTTCGTGATCGCGACCGGGTTGCGCGTGGCACAGGGTTCGGCCACGGTGGCGCTGACCACCACCGCCGGGCTTCTCGCGCCGACGGTCGCTGCCGTCGACGGGCTCTCCTCGCTCTACCTGGCGCTGCTCGTGCTGGCGATCGCGTGCGGATCGATGGTGCTGTCGCACGTCAACGACTCGGGATTCTGGCTGGTGGGACGTTTCCTCGGCCTCGATGTGAGCACCACGCTCAAGACGTGGACCGTGATGGCCACGCTGGTCGGCGGCACGGGTTTCCTGCTGGTGCTGCTCATCAGCGTGTTCGCCTGA